A stretch of Paraburkholderia phenazinium DNA encodes these proteins:
- a CDS encoding anti-sigma factor family protein: protein MKTDDIQLMAYADGTLSPHEREQINARIRRSVKTAIRVTRLQASRLPYREAFAHQKLPSVPQRLIEKITEMVAAAAKTGK from the coding sequence ATGAAAACGGACGATATCCAGCTCATGGCGTATGCGGACGGCACTTTGTCGCCGCATGAGCGCGAGCAAATCAACGCCAGGATCCGCCGGTCAGTCAAGACCGCGATCCGGGTAACGCGACTGCAGGCATCCCGCCTGCCCTACAGGGAAGCGTTCGCGCATCAAAAGTTGCCATCTGTCCCGCAAAGACTGATTGAGAAAATCACGGAGATGGTGGCAGCTGCCGCAAAGACGGGCAAGTGA
- a CDS encoding D-2-hydroxyacid dehydrogenase family protein gives MSGSAALNVAVLDDYQHVAPSLADWASLQPQANTVFFHDHVSDADALAARLAPFDAVVLMRERTRFDANLLARLPRLKLIVSVGMWNAAIDLDAAKSRGIVVSGTTGGDAAATPALTWSLILAATRNLYGEAASLRAGGWQTRVGMDVNGKTLGVLGLGRIGEAVARIGVAFGMRVIAWSQNLSSERAAEVGVQRVEKDELFREADVLTIHLKLGDRTKGLVGARELGLMKPGAYLVNTSRGPIVSEDALIEALQERRIGGAALDVFDEEPLAGGHPFRFLPNVLATPHIGYVTENTYRVAYPQIVEAIRAWIDGAPIRQL, from the coding sequence ATGTCCGGTTCCGCTGCCTTGAATGTCGCCGTCCTTGACGATTACCAGCATGTCGCCCCTTCGCTCGCGGACTGGGCGAGCCTGCAGCCCCAGGCGAACACCGTATTCTTTCATGATCATGTCAGCGACGCGGATGCGCTTGCGGCCCGGCTCGCACCGTTTGACGCTGTCGTGCTGATGCGCGAGCGGACCCGCTTCGACGCGAATCTCCTCGCACGTCTGCCGCGTCTCAAGCTGATTGTCAGCGTCGGCATGTGGAATGCCGCCATCGATCTCGATGCCGCGAAGTCGCGCGGCATTGTCGTATCGGGCACCACAGGCGGCGATGCGGCCGCCACCCCGGCCCTGACCTGGAGTCTGATACTCGCCGCCACGCGGAATCTGTACGGCGAGGCTGCGTCATTGCGGGCCGGTGGTTGGCAGACCCGTGTGGGGATGGATGTAAATGGCAAAACGCTAGGAGTGCTCGGACTTGGACGTATCGGCGAGGCCGTCGCTCGCATCGGCGTCGCATTCGGAATGCGGGTTATTGCGTGGAGTCAGAACCTGAGCTCCGAACGGGCCGCGGAAGTGGGCGTGCAACGTGTCGAGAAGGATGAACTCTTTCGTGAGGCGGACGTGCTTACGATTCACCTCAAGCTTGGCGATCGCACAAAGGGGCTTGTGGGTGCGAGAGAGCTTGGACTGATGAAGCCGGGCGCGTACCTGGTGAACACCTCTCGCGGGCCTATCGTCTCGGAAGACGCGCTGATCGAAGCGCTGCAGGAACGCCGTATTGGTGGTGCCGCGCTTGATGTATTCGACGAAGAGCCGCTAGCCGGGGGGCATCCGTTCCGGTTTCTGCCGAACGTACTGGCTACGCCTCACATTGGCTATGTCACGGAGAATACCTATCGTGTGGCTTATCCGCAGATTGTGGAGGCGATTCGCGCATGGATTGACGGGGCGCCGATCCGGCAGCTTTGA
- the tssA gene encoding type VI secretion system protein TssA: protein MQLDLDRFLAPIDDSAPTGQNLEYDPAFAELERIATPVSERAMGDSIKAAVEPDWDKVADAADALLARTKDLRVALHLSAAWTRKAGLDGWAAGLGLVRGLLERYWDDVHPQLDADDDNDATARANALMALGNPQSVLGYFRTATFVQSVRLGRFSLRDLRVATGMAAATPSADGASAPSLVDLEAACMDCPEDELPRTAALLADALEHAESIDALLGEKLGTSSPDLSHLPADIRDLKKFVDAQRTRRFPDQQNTDTNGREPQMPSEGTDPIDPPRPRGIAGPDDVRLRIDEICEYYERNEPSSPLPILLKRARRLVGKNFVEIMQDITPGGLSELQTLSGSEVD from the coding sequence ATGCAACTCGACCTCGACCGCTTCCTGGCCCCAATCGATGACAGCGCGCCAACAGGGCAAAACCTCGAATACGACCCTGCGTTTGCGGAACTGGAGCGAATCGCCACGCCGGTTTCCGAACGCGCAATGGGCGACAGCATAAAAGCCGCCGTCGAACCCGACTGGGACAAAGTGGCCGATGCGGCCGACGCACTGCTCGCTCGCACCAAGGACCTGCGCGTCGCGCTCCATCTGAGCGCAGCGTGGACACGCAAAGCGGGACTTGATGGCTGGGCTGCGGGCCTCGGTCTGGTTCGCGGGTTGCTTGAGCGCTACTGGGACGACGTCCACCCTCAACTGGACGCCGACGACGACAACGATGCCACTGCGCGTGCCAACGCACTCATGGCCCTTGGCAATCCGCAGAGCGTGCTGGGCTACTTCCGTACCGCGACGTTCGTGCAGTCGGTGAGGCTCGGCCGTTTCTCGCTGCGAGATCTGCGCGTCGCAACCGGCATGGCAGCTGCCACACCGTCCGCGGACGGCGCATCTGCTCCCAGCCTTGTCGATCTCGAGGCGGCCTGCATGGATTGTCCGGAGGATGAGCTACCCCGTACTGCTGCGTTGCTTGCCGACGCACTGGAACATGCAGAATCGATCGATGCGCTTCTGGGCGAAAAGCTGGGAACGTCGAGCCCGGACCTGAGCCATCTGCCGGCCGACATCAGGGATCTGAAGAAATTCGTCGACGCGCAACGCACCCGGCGATTTCCCGATCAGCAAAACACCGATACTAACGGCCGCGAGCCACAGATGCCGTCAGAAGGTACAGACCCGATCGACCCGCCCCGCCCGCGAGGCATCGCAGGACCTGACGATGTCAGGCTGCGCATCGACGAAATCTGTGAGTACTACGAACGCAACGAACCCTCCAGTCCGCTGCCCATCCTGCTCAAGCGGGCCCGCCGTCTGGTAGGCAAGAATTTTGTCGAGATCATGCAGGACATCACGCCCGGCGGTCTGTCGGAACTGCAAACGCTGTCCGGTTCCGAAGTCGACTGA